The Amycolatopsis sp. DG1A-15b genome contains the following window.
TTCGCTTGTCCTGACGGATCTTGTTCGGCACCGTTGCTCTCATGAACGGTGGACGGGGCGCCTCGGCGCGCATAGTGGTGCTGGCCCTGCTGTGGGGCTCGGGTTTCCTCTGGATCAAGCTGGCGTTGACCGGCTTGAGCCCCGTCCACCTCACCCTCGTCCGGTGCGCCCTCGGCGCGCTGACGCTCCTGGTCATGGCCGTCGCGGCCCGGCAGCGGCTGCCACGGAACCGCGGGACCTGGGGCCGGCTGATCATCGCCGCGTTCTTCTGCAACGCGCTGCCGTTCGCGCTGTTCGGCATCGGGGAACGCACCGTCGACTCCGGGGTCGCCGGCGTCATGAACGCCACCACCCCGCTGTGGTCACTGCTGATCGGCGTCGCGCTCGGGACGGAACGGCGGCTCAACCCCGCACGGCTGCTCGGGCTGGCCCTCGGCTTCGCCGGCATCGTGGTGATCTTCGCGCCGTGGCAGCAGTCGGGGCTGCTGAGCACGGGTGCGCTCGCGCTGCTCGGCGCCGGCCTCAGCTACGCGATCGCGTTCGCCTACATGGCGCGGAAACTGCCGGCGGACGGCGCTCCGCTCGCGTTGTCGGCCGCGCAGCTGATGACAGCCACCGCGCTGACCGCGCTGGCGCTGCCGGTCGCGTCCACCGCGCCGCACCTGACGCTCACCGCCGTCGTCGCGGTGACGATCCTGGGCGTCTTCGGGACCGGGATCACCTTCTACCTCAACTACCGGCTCATCGCGGACGAAGGCCCGACCGCGGCGGCCACGGTCGGCTACCTGCTGCCTGTGGTGTCGGTCGCGCTCGGCGCGCTCTTCCTCGGCGAACCGCTGACGCCCCGGGTGCTCGGCGGCATGGCGGTCGTGCTGGTCGCCGTCGGGCTGACCCGGTGGCAGCCTCAGACCCGGGCGAACTGCCCGGCGAGCTCGGCCGGCGGCCTGGCCACCCCGAAGTAGTCGCCGGTCGCCAGCTCCGCGCCGGCCGTGCGCCACCAGTTCGCCTGGTCCTCGGTGTGGATCCCGTCGACGACGAGCGTCGCGCCGACCTGCCGGACCAGGGGCACCAGGGCGCCGAGGAACGTCGAGTCCGACCACGCCTGCCACTCCGCGAGCCGCCGGTCGACGCGCACGATGTCCACCGGCAGCTCCTCGATCGCCCGCAGGTCGTCGGGCCCCAGCCCGAACTCGTCGAGCATGACGCGCACGCCGAGGTCGGCCAGCGCGGTGACGTTCTCGATGACGCCGGACACCGGCAGCGCCCCGGCCGGAACGCCGAGCATCAGCTGCCCGGGCGGCAGGCCGGTGTC
Protein-coding sequences here:
- a CDS encoding DMT family transporter, with protein sequence MNGGRGASARIVVLALLWGSGFLWIKLALTGLSPVHLTLVRCALGALTLLVMAVAARQRLPRNRGTWGRLIIAAFFCNALPFALFGIGERTVDSGVAGVMNATTPLWSLLIGVALGTERRLNPARLLGLALGFAGIVVIFAPWQQSGLLSTGALALLGAGLSYAIAFAYMARKLPADGAPLALSAAQLMTATALTALALPVASTAPHLTLTAVVAVTILGVFGTGITFYLNYRLIADEGPTAAATVGYLLPVVSVALGALFLGEPLTPRVLGGMAVVLVAVGLTRWQPQTRANCPASSAGGLATPK